Within Sardina pilchardus chromosome 21, fSarPil1.1, whole genome shotgun sequence, the genomic segment TGAGGGGTTAGCAGAGTGAAGAGATGCGGTGCTGTGAGGGGTTAGCAGAGTGAAGAGATGCGGTGCTGTGAGGGGTTAGCAGAGTGAAGAGATGCGGTGCTGTGAGGGGTTAGCAGAGTGAAGAGATGCGGTGCTGTGAGGGGTTAGCAGAGTGAAGAGATGCGGTGCTGTGAGGGGTTAGCAGAGTGAAGAGATGCGGTGCTGTGAGGGGTTAGCAGCAGTCAGCAAATTCGAGTCGACCACTTCTCTAGATGCCTAAAGATACCTTCATAATACACATCTACAGGTGACACGAGGAGCAGAGTTGTGGGCGCTGTGAGGGGTTAgcagcagtttgtgtgtgtgtgtgtgtgttactgtcacATAACCACATAactaaccgtgtgtgtgtgtgtgtgtgtgtgtgtgtgtgtgtctgtgtgtgtctgtgtgtgtctgtgtgtatgtgtgtgtgtgtgtgtgtgtgtgtaagcagcacCAGTATCTGTCCTGTCTCCAGGTCCCAGGCCTGTAGAGTCTTATCCCACGACGCTGTGATCAGCCTGGAGGACAAAAACAGAACAGGCTCTCTGAGTGACTGGGCCAGATCATCAGCTCCATGCACTCTGACTGGGATCAGCATATCATCTCTATgcataaaataaacaattacTGCTAAGGAAGTAAGggagtaggctatgtgtttaCTTATTATTTACAGAGTGCAACACAAGACATGAGAAAAACATTTGATCTCAAAGGATGAGAGTGACCCATACATAAGAAGCCAATAGGGCTAGATTACGCAGTACGCACGCTCATATCTAATGCCGTCCTAACATCTAATACATCCTATATAGCACCCAGAACTAAACTCTGGCCCTGGGGCTATACAGAGgcactgtgattggctggtgggCCATGCTGGGACTGTGTGATTGGCTAGTAATGGGTCATGCTGGGACTCTGATTGGTTAGTAATGGGTCATGCTGGGACTCTGATTGATTAGCTGGTGGGCCATACTGTGACTGTGATTGGCTAGTGGGCCATACTGGGACTGTGATTGGCTAGTGGGCCATACTGGGactgtgattggctggtgggCTGTACTGACCATGTTCACTTCAGTAGACTCTAAAACCCTTACAACGCCACTGATCATGTTACCCAGCAACAGTGTACGCTTGACaggagaggcaaacaaaaggcTTCCGTTAAGGGGCCTCACACGGGGGAAGAGGAACCGGAgccatcactctgtgtgtgtatgtgtgtgtgtgtgtgtgtgtgtgtgtgtgtgtgtgtgtgtgtgtgtaaccagaaAACCAGAGAGAGGCCCCTGCACAATGTTCTCAAAATAAATGGGGCCCACTTTCCCAGcagctttttaaaaacaaactctGTAATTAGGAGaatgtgtgcgtaagtgtgagtctgtgtgtgtgtgtgtaagagagagaatggtgtgtgtgggggtgggggggggggggggtagtgtgatTATGGCACAGTGCGGCTCTTAGGGAGCTGAGTCTAGGCCCAAACTCTGTGAACTAGTGAAGTTCAGGTAAGGACCACACACTCGTCCTGTTCTGGATATGAGTTCAGGTAAGGACCAGACTCACCTGTTCTGGATATGAGTTCAGGTAAGGACCACACACTCACCTTATGAGTTCAGGTAAGgaccacacactcacctgttctGGATATGAGTTCAGGTAAGGACCAGACTCACCTGTTCTTCCCGGGTATGACGGTACACTGGGAGACAGGGGCGGTGTgccccccctcaaacacacgtAGGGGTCTTCCCGACTCCACATCCTGCAGtgacacaagagtgtgtgtgtgtgtgtggggtcaacACTTCTCTACACCCTCAAATGAGACACTAATGAAGATGAATCAGTCTAGTGAATGTCTCCATATGCCGCCATGCAGCCATACCCAGAGGATGGCCGTCTTGTCGTGCGAGGAGGTGACGAGCTTCTGGTCGCTGAACGCCAGCTGGCAGCTGCTGATGGTGTCCGTGTGACCCCGCAGCACTTTGATGGGGATCTGCGGGAGATGGACGGACGGGCAGGCAGGCTCAGAGACCCGCGACTAGCAACATGGCTGGCCTGCCCAGGCGGACAGACCGCAACAACTCACAGTGAACTGCAGCCCGCACTATGACTGCAGTTCTTAGAAGTGTGCCTATAACAATCTTAGTTCACggtacagacatacagtataattccGTCAGAAAAAGATATTCCTCATCATGATCTAATGTTATGAAATGGGTTATTATGTTAGGCCTCTGGCCTAtacaaaatgtagcctacagttgaTTAGGCTAACTTTTCTGTGTCAGGGGAAACGGTAAAATTGTGTGTTTTAAGTAACTATAATAAAGGACATTATTGGGTTCTCAATTTAATGACATGTACAGCAGTGGAAAACGTTGCAGGCTATTTAGACATGAGGCTGAAGTGAAGTCTACCCTATCATAAGAGTCGATAACGTTACTTTCCTGACAGTGAAATGAGCGGTTGCTACCTTTGCAAGTGGGTCATGTTCCCACACAGACTGCGTGTTGTCCTcggtctcctcctcttcctcagcgaGAGGTTCGTCCGGTGCCAGTGGGTCTGGTGGTACCGGAACACTCTCGGTTATGTTCACGTCCATAATTTTGTTCTTTGTTACTCGGTGGTTTACTATATTGGACAAATCTAGTCTGTTAGGTCTACAACTTCGTTGAACTTGCTAAGACACGGAACATAAACTGTGTGGTGTCGTTGCTATGACGACGCAGCAGAACGACGCAGCAGAACCCACCCGTAGTGCCGCAAATTGCTGTGGGGTTCGacctttcttttaggtctatgggttcgactcaaatatatatatataggttcGACTAATGAATCCTGACTGAAGATGCCCCTTCCGACTCCGCAACGGGGGGTTCACCTGATTCTAATGCAGGTCTCTCTTTTGCATCACATTTGACGATAGTGCAGGCATGAACGTGGGTAGTTGTCATCACGGTTTCTGCATGTTCATTTGCTGGCTGCATCTCTTATCTGGCTGGACCATTCATGTGTTCATTTTATATTAAATATGACACTTTGAGAAAATAATATTACTGTCAGACATACATTAATGATGTGACCAATATAAAATATGCCTAAATAAGATTCAATAAATCACACCCTACCATGTAAAGGATTTGTAGCCACCCAGCCATTgagaacaatcacacacaaatccaaGTCATTCTTTTTATAAAAGGAGAAATTTATTAGCAGAAATTAATAGCAGTGCCACGTCTCGTGTggctctcgtctcgtctcctcttgtctcgtctcctctcctctcctctcctctcctcatgtcTGCTGTGCTGGGTCTCTCCATGACGGGCCTCACAGAGGCCACAGCTCCGCACACTAACATTACATCCTCCCTCTGATGCTCTTcaatctgcagagagagagagagagagagagagagagagagagagagagagagaaggacacatTAATATACCTACACACTCtaatacagagagagcacggggGGGTGGTGTTCTCCTGACCTCTTTAGCAGCTCATCTGTGGTcgcctcttcatcctcctcctcctcctcgtcgctaTCAGACGAGCTGTCGGAGGACTcgtccttcctctccctctccctcttcctcttctgcttCCCTTTGTGCTTCggcttcttctgcttcttcttgtGCTGAAACACACAACCAGCCacgttagacacacacacacacacacacatacacacacagttacacagctaaaagcatacagtatactcacatacacacacacacacacacacacacacacacacacacacacacacacacacacacacacacacacacacacacacacacacacacacacacacacacacacacacacacacacacacacacacacacacacacacacacacacacacacacacacacacacacacaggtacacagctaaaataattcacacacacacacacacacacacagctaaaagcatacacacacacacacacacaaacagtgaggGTCTCCATGGCGATGCAGTTGCCGTGCGCCCTACCTTCTTGTGCTTGTGCTCCTTCTTGGCTTTGCGCTTCtccttactcctcttcctcatacgcttctcctcctcctccttcctcagtACCAgggatcctacacacacacacacacacacacacacacacacacacacacacacacacacacacacacacacacacacacacacacacacacacacacacagttcagagagattattaacacacacacaacacacacagcaaacaacaCACAGTCAACGTTCAGAGATTattaacacccacacacacacacacagcaaacatcacacactcaacattcagagattattaacacacacaaaccagtctCACCTTCAGCTCCTCTCTGTACTGCCCCGTTGCAGAGGGGagaggcgcacgcacacacacacacacacacacacacacacacacacacacacacacacacacacacacacacacacacacacacacacacacacacacacacacacacacacaaacctactgACCTGATGTAGTGGGCGGGGGTAGTCTCGGTccaaactcctcctcctcctgtcctccatcTTTACAGGTTGCAGTAGAGGGTGGGGCTGCACCTTTCTCCTTAGCCACTCCACGCCCTGACCAGAACAGCAagggttaaacacacacacaaaaacacacacaccacatcttaCACACTCAACACCCTGACCAGAACAGCAagggttaaacacacacacacaaacacacacaccacatcttaCACACTCAACACCCTGACCAGAACAGCaagagttaaacacacacacacacacacacgcacacacacacacaccacttcttacacactcaacaccctgaccggaacacacacacacacacacacacacacacacacacacctgtggtggTGTCGGAGCCTTGCAGGTGTGCAGGCAGACTTGGGGGCAGGGCTGTGGACGCAGTCTGTGGGGGGGTGGGCGTGGCTAGTGGGATACGGCTGAAGCTGATTGGGCCTGGTGTCAGAGTCTCCACCTTtggctcctccttctccacctcctcctcctcttcatcactctctcctgaGGAGGAAGACTTCTCGTCGGACGAGCTGAAGATGGCTTTGAACAGGTCTATGGGcggcctgctctcctcctcctcctcctcctcctcttcctcctcttttttctccttcttctcttcatccccctcttctctgccgtctttcctctcctcctctttgggCTGAAaccagacgcacgcacacacgcacagacacatacacgcacagacacacacacgcacagtcagaCATGAACACCTTCAGCCATCAGGATGTCACGCACCTGGACACTGGCTGGTCCACTCTTGTTCCGCTCAAGCAGAACTcagctccttcttctcctcctcctcctcatcatcatcatcatcatcatgagacacacacacgcacgcgcacgcgcacgcgcacgcgcacgcgcacgcgcacgcgcacacgcacacgcacacgcacacgcacacgcacacgcacacgcacacgcacacgcacacgcacacgcacacgcacacgcacacgcacacacacacacacacacacacacacacacacacacacacacacacacacacacacacacacagctaagcagAAACAGGCCCAA encodes:
- the LOC134069456 gene encoding WD repeat-containing protein 88-like, with translation MDVNITESVPVPPDPLAPDEPLAEEEEETEDNTQSVWEHDPLAKIPIKVLRGHTDTISSCQLAFSDQKLVTSSHDKTAILWDVESGRPLRVFEGGHTAPVSQCTVIPGKNRLITASWDKTLQAWDLETGQILWSAPQEGLLTSCSASGDGEVVASASDKVNGLCLTCTDTGKQITFIRGLTCTDTGKQITFIKGEALPEQGSPAAEL